In Salana multivorans, a single genomic region encodes these proteins:
- a CDS encoding general stress protein, with the protein MSMNDARRTTVPTPPQGEEIASFATYLEAQKAVDVLADSAFAVQAVTIVGSDLRMVERVTGRLSYPRVALAGALSGVWFGLFIGLLFSMFNENGMATIVVCVSLGAAFGMLFGVISYAFTGGKRDFVSQSQVVASRYDVLCLSELAGDARSRLQQAGITTVGRGQGHGQGTAFGPGGPGAPAAPGPVGDPASRPTPTPPEALEPPRYGQRLDDPPQR; encoded by the coding sequence ATGTCGATGAACGACGCGCGCCGGACCACCGTGCCCACCCCGCCGCAGGGGGAGGAGATCGCCTCCTTCGCCACCTATCTCGAGGCGCAGAAGGCCGTCGACGTGCTCGCCGACAGCGCCTTCGCCGTCCAGGCCGTGACGATCGTCGGGTCCGACCTGCGGATGGTCGAGCGCGTGACGGGCCGCCTGTCCTACCCGCGCGTCGCGCTGGCCGGTGCGCTGTCGGGCGTGTGGTTCGGTCTGTTCATCGGCCTGCTGTTCAGCATGTTCAACGAGAACGGGATGGCGACGATCGTCGTGTGCGTCTCGCTCGGTGCCGCGTTCGGCATGCTCTTCGGCGTCATCTCCTACGCGTTCACCGGCGGCAAGAGGGACTTCGTCTCGCAGTCGCAGGTGGTGGCGAGCCGGTACGACGTCCTGTGCCTCAGCGAGCTCGCCGGTGACGCGCGCTCCCGCCTCCAGCAGGCCGGCATCACGACGGTCGGCCGCGGCCAGGGACACGGTCAGGGGACGGCGTTCGGCCCGGGCGGACCGGGTGCGCCCGCCGCGCCCGGACCCGTCGGCGACCCGGCGTCCCGCCCGACCCCGACACCGCCCGAGGCCCTCGAGCCGCCGCGCTACGGCCAGCGCCTCGACGACCCGCCCCAGCGGTGA
- a CDS encoding glycosyltransferase 87 family protein: MSEPEQRRPSTPSRSAPSLAETVAATGVLARSPWLLLAGFVAVHAWLVSRALAHSSAIFGDVGLYEWWIWNGQANGVWPVLDTEWVYPAGALLPLVVAGLGPWPYAAGFVGLVILLNALALAYLWDHRPFGTYGGWFWLAFLALLGPISLGRIDGIVAPLILVAATAGLRHPRTAAAIATAGAWIKIAPAAVFLTVLTFTRRRVPVLAVGAAVSAAVVVTAMALGSGTRVFSVFGEQGKRALQAESVLATPFSLARLWNGGTGTAAPVYNEEIYTYEFLSPAADAVARALDLVLPLAVVALLALGWWAWRRNPRQVQAVFLLTTQAVLVALVVFNKVGSPQFIAWLGPVVAVGLSAGRHLRLPWEIPALGLLAAAALTQLVYPVDYGGFILAEPTMVVVAALRNLLVVAVLVAVVVELVGIARHRRGRRGAGRVEGAAPRPLPAEEPAEQSAVPEGAAS, translated from the coding sequence GTGAGCGAGCCGGAGCAGCGTCGTCCGTCGACGCCCTCCCGGAGCGCGCCGTCGCTCGCCGAGACGGTCGCGGCCACGGGCGTCCTCGCGCGGTCGCCGTGGTTGCTGCTCGCCGGGTTCGTCGCGGTCCACGCCTGGCTCGTCTCCCGCGCCCTCGCGCACTCCAGCGCGATCTTCGGTGACGTCGGCCTGTACGAGTGGTGGATCTGGAACGGCCAGGCCAACGGCGTCTGGCCCGTCCTCGACACCGAGTGGGTCTACCCGGCCGGCGCGCTCCTGCCGCTCGTCGTCGCCGGACTCGGCCCGTGGCCCTACGCCGCCGGGTTCGTCGGCCTCGTCATCCTCCTCAACGCCCTGGCGCTCGCCTACCTGTGGGACCACCGCCCGTTCGGGACCTACGGCGGCTGGTTCTGGCTCGCGTTCCTCGCGCTGCTCGGGCCGATCAGCCTCGGCCGGATCGACGGCATCGTCGCCCCGCTCATCCTCGTCGCCGCGACGGCCGGGCTGCGCCATCCCCGCACGGCGGCCGCGATCGCGACGGCCGGCGCCTGGATCAAGATCGCCCCGGCGGCCGTGTTCCTCACCGTCCTCACGTTCACCCGCCGCCGCGTCCCGGTGCTGGCGGTCGGCGCGGCGGTGAGCGCCGCCGTCGTCGTGACCGCGATGGCGCTCGGCTCCGGTACGCGCGTGTTCAGCGTCTTCGGCGAGCAGGGCAAGCGCGCGCTGCAGGCGGAGTCCGTGCTGGCGACCCCGTTCTCCCTCGCGCGCCTGTGGAACGGCGGGACGGGAACGGCCGCCCCGGTCTACAACGAGGAGATCTACACCTACGAGTTCCTCTCCCCGGCCGCGGACGCCGTCGCCCGCGCGCTCGACCTGGTGCTGCCGCTCGCGGTCGTCGCCCTGCTCGCGCTGGGCTGGTGGGCGTGGCGGCGCAACCCGCGCCAGGTCCAGGCCGTCTTCCTGCTCACGACACAGGCCGTGCTCGTGGCGCTCGTCGTGTTCAACAAGGTCGGCTCGCCGCAATTCATCGCGTGGCTCGGGCCGGTCGTCGCGGTCGGCCTGAGCGCCGGGCGGCACCTGCGGCTGCCGTGGGAGATCCCGGCGCTCGGTCTGCTGGCCGCCGCCGCGCTCACGCAGCTCGTCTACCCGGTCGACTACGGCGGCTTCATCCTGGCCGAGCCGACGATGGTCGTCGTGGCGGCGCTGCGGAACCTGCTCGTCGTGGCCGTGCTCGTCGCGGTCGTGGTCGAGCTGGTCGGGATCGCGCGGCACCGCCGGGGACGGCGCGGCGCCGGACGCGTCGAGGGCGCGGCGCCCCGTCCGCTCCCCGCGGAAGAGCCCGCCGAGCAGTCGGCGGTGCCGGAGGGCGCGGCGTCCTGA
- a CDS encoding aminopeptidase P family protein, producing the protein MTSETPADAQHDDQPLEDRGNNRSQRPSSVAFREFMSSAWAPRSGDGVTRHEAADHAAERRARLGARLTGQTLVIPAGSLKTRSNDTDYAFRPHAAFSHLTGLGTDLEPDAVLVLHALAADAGPTHEAVLYTKPLAGRDSEEFYADSRYGEFWVGPRWTLEEAQELTGIRAAHIDDLRDAVAKDAGNPEVEVRVLRGADDAVATLVDVVLAEHGRWSEDARDADDALATAVSELRLVKDAWEVDQLRAAVAATITGFEDVVRSLPRAAGHPRGERVVEGVFAARAREEGNAVGYDTIAAAGDHATTLHWIRNTGAVRPGELLLLDAGVEVNSLYTADITRTLPVDGTFTDVQRRVYDAVREAADAAFAVVRPGAKFRDVHAAAMEVLAARLEEWGLLPVTAAESLTPEGQQHRRWMPHGTSHHLGLDVHDCAQARAELYLDARLEPGMVFTIEPGLYFKADDLAVPAEYRGIGVRIEDDVLVTADGYENLSAALPRRSEDVEAWMARLSDGQGG; encoded by the coding sequence ATGACGAGCGAGACCCCCGCGGATGCCCAGCACGACGACCAGCCACTCGAGGACCGGGGCAACAACCGCTCGCAGCGGCCCAGCTCGGTCGCGTTCCGCGAGTTCATGTCCTCGGCCTGGGCGCCGCGCTCCGGCGACGGCGTGACGCGGCACGAGGCGGCCGACCACGCGGCCGAGCGCCGCGCCCGGCTCGGCGCCCGGCTCACCGGCCAGACCCTCGTCATCCCGGCCGGCTCGCTCAAGACCCGCTCGAACGACACGGACTACGCCTTCCGCCCGCACGCCGCGTTCTCCCACCTCACCGGGCTCGGCACGGACCTGGAGCCCGACGCCGTCCTCGTCCTGCACGCGCTCGCCGCGGACGCCGGCCCGACCCACGAGGCCGTCCTGTACACGAAGCCGCTCGCCGGCCGGGACAGCGAGGAGTTCTACGCCGACTCGCGCTACGGCGAGTTCTGGGTCGGTCCGCGCTGGACGCTCGAGGAGGCCCAGGAGCTCACCGGCATCCGCGCGGCGCACATCGACGACCTGCGGGACGCGGTCGCGAAGGACGCGGGCAACCCCGAGGTGGAGGTTCGGGTGCTGCGCGGGGCCGACGACGCCGTCGCCACCCTCGTCGACGTCGTCCTGGCCGAGCACGGCCGGTGGAGCGAGGACGCGCGCGACGCCGACGACGCCCTCGCCACCGCCGTGTCCGAGCTGCGCCTCGTCAAGGACGCGTGGGAGGTCGACCAGCTCCGCGCGGCGGTCGCGGCGACGATCACCGGCTTCGAGGACGTCGTGCGCAGCCTCCCGCGCGCCGCGGGCCACCCGCGGGGCGAGCGCGTCGTCGAGGGCGTCTTCGCCGCGAGGGCGCGCGAGGAGGGCAACGCGGTCGGCTACGACACGATCGCCGCCGCGGGCGACCACGCGACGACGCTGCACTGGATCCGCAACACCGGCGCGGTGCGTCCGGGCGAGCTGCTGCTGCTCGACGCCGGCGTCGAGGTCAACTCGCTCTACACCGCCGACATCACGCGGACGCTGCCCGTCGACGGCACGTTCACCGACGTCCAGCGCCGGGTCTACGACGCCGTGCGCGAGGCGGCGGACGCCGCGTTCGCCGTCGTGCGGCCCGGCGCGAAGTTCCGCGACGTCCACGCCGCGGCGATGGAGGTGCTCGCCGCGCGGCTCGAGGAGTGGGGGCTGCTGCCGGTCACGGCGGCGGAGTCGCTGACGCCCGAGGGCCAGCAGCACCGCCGCTGGATGCCGCACGGCACGAGCCACCACCTCGGGCTCGACGTCCACGACTGCGCCCAGGCCCGCGCCGAGCTCTACCTCGACGCGCGACTGGAGCCGGGCATGGTGTTCACGATCGAGCCGGGCCTGTACTTCAAGGCGGACGACCTCGCCGTCCCGGCGGAGTACCGCGGCATCGGCGTGCGGATCGAGGACGACGTCCTGGTCACCGCCGACGGCTACGAGAACCTCTCGGCGGCCCTCCCGCGCCGGTCCGAGGACGTCGAGGCCTGGATGGCGCGCCTCTCCGACGGACAGGGCGGCTAG
- a CDS encoding PHP domain-containing protein yields the protein MRIDLHTHSTASDGTTSPGDVVREAARVGLDVVALTDHDTTAGWAEAARAAREVGIGLVRGTEVTCRGEGTTVHLLSYLQDPTVPGLADRLERSRGARVTRARRMTELLARDYELTWADVLAHTPGGATVGRPHLADALVTLGAARDRTDAFERILYSGGPYSVPYDVPTPHEGVALVLAAGGVPVLAHPAAGRRGAILSDEQIASLARAGLVGLEVDHRDHDEGERTRLLGLARDLDLLVTGSSDYHGAGKPNRLGEHTTHADALESILERGREPLVS from the coding sequence GTGCGCATCGACCTCCACACCCACTCGACGGCGTCCGACGGCACGACCTCGCCCGGCGACGTGGTCCGGGAGGCCGCGCGCGTCGGGCTCGACGTCGTCGCCCTCACCGACCACGACACGACCGCCGGCTGGGCCGAGGCGGCGCGCGCGGCGCGGGAGGTCGGGATCGGCCTGGTCCGCGGGACCGAGGTGACCTGCCGCGGCGAGGGCACGACCGTCCACCTCCTGTCCTACCTGCAGGACCCGACGGTCCCCGGGCTCGCCGACCGGCTCGAGCGATCGCGCGGCGCGCGCGTGACCCGGGCCCGGCGGATGACCGAGCTGCTCGCGCGCGACTACGAGCTGACCTGGGCCGACGTGCTCGCCCACACACCGGGCGGGGCGACGGTCGGGCGTCCCCACCTCGCCGACGCGCTCGTGACGCTCGGGGCCGCGCGGGACCGGACCGACGCCTTCGAGCGCATCCTCTACTCCGGCGGTCCGTACTCCGTCCCGTACGACGTGCCGACGCCGCACGAGGGGGTCGCGCTCGTGCTCGCCGCCGGCGGTGTGCCGGTGCTCGCGCACCCGGCGGCCGGCCGCCGGGGGGCGATCCTGTCCGACGAGCAGATCGCGTCGCTCGCGCGGGCGGGGCTGGTCGGCCTCGAGGTCGACCACCGGGACCACGACGAGGGGGAGCGGACGCGTCTGCTCGGGCTCGCCCGGGACCTAGACTTGCTCGTGACGGGATCGAGCGACTACCACGGTGCCGGCAAGCCGAACAGGCTTGGCGAGCACACGACGCACGCCGACGCCCTCGAGTCGATCCTCGAGCGCGGCCGCGAACCCCTCGTGAGCTGA